The following proteins are encoded in a genomic region of Necator americanus strain Aroian chromosome II, whole genome shotgun sequence:
- a CDS encoding hypothetical protein (NECATOR_CHRII.G8838.T1) — protein MHQLSSLSGSGIKHDERPDPELGRRRRAPWGAYKSIEDVVKKTKNTRLRAHLFNTIVLPALTYASETWGFRKEENEVSITERAIERVMVGVSRFTQVRDGIRSSLLRQRSKIRDAAAFAKESKTRWAGHVMHFNDNRWFTEVSDWVPRYVKRTTGRPPTRWSDFFTKSFKKIMMLFVSHAKGGTTGLLWHATNRRITGARSTSSRINRSQGDQGNYKTQISSNVRKDCLF, from the coding sequence atgcacCAGCTATCCAGTTTATCTGGGTCCGGAAttaaacatgatgaacgacctgaccccgagctaggcaggaggagacgagcaccttggggagcgtataagagcatcgaggatgtagtgaagaagaccaagaacacccggctccgtgctcacctcttcaacaccatagtacttcctgctttgacctatgcttcggaaacgtGGGGATTTCGCAAGGAAGAAAACGAGGTGAGCATcactgaacgcgcaattgagagagtgatggtaggagtatcccgcttcacgcaagtgagggacgggattcgaagttctctcctacgtcagcgatcgaagattagagacgccgccgcgtttgctaaggaaagtaaaacaaggtgggccggacacgtgatgcacttcaacgacaaccgttggttCACAGaggtgagcgactgggttccccgttatgttaagcgcactacaggaagaccgccgacacgatggtcagatttcttcacgaagtccttcaaaaaaattatgatgctcttcgtgtcccacgcgaaaggaggaaccactgggctactctggcacgcgacaaatcgaagaattactggcgcccgctcgaccagttcgaggATCAACCGGAGTCAGGGTGATCAAGGTAATTATAAAACTCAGATAAGCAGTAACGTTCGAAAGGACTGTCTGTTTTAG